From the Halalkalicoccus sp. CGA53 genome, one window contains:
- a CDS encoding alpha/beta fold hydrolase: MSTIELGETPFWYDDVGEGPPIVFLHGGFLDATSWRPQVERFSEDHRVVTFDVRGHGRTGKTDLRRYTVPGFADDLHDLLTTIDVEEPVVCGLSLGSMIAQAYAERYPVRGLALAGALRTMPPVPLPTAYKRAASPTGGLAMTLALTGQRATFELLLSGIRAVEGHPWLAIDDEVRERALETVSEISRSEYVKTFDALYRFTPPEIVTDAPSALIYGEYEASAVKAQSKRLADALDASVASIPDAGHLVNADAPEAFNGVVDDLLARV; encoded by the coding sequence ATGAGCACGATAGAACTCGGCGAGACCCCCTTCTGGTACGACGACGTCGGCGAGGGGCCGCCGATCGTCTTCCTCCACGGCGGCTTCCTCGACGCGACCAGCTGGCGACCGCAGGTCGAGCGGTTCAGTGAGGACCACCGCGTCGTCACCTTCGACGTCCGCGGACACGGCCGGACCGGGAAGACCGACCTCCGACGGTATACGGTACCTGGATTCGCCGACGACCTCCACGACCTCCTCACCACCATCGACGTCGAGGAACCGGTAGTCTGCGGGCTCTCGCTCGGGTCGATGATCGCACAGGCCTACGCCGAGCGGTACCCTGTGCGGGGACTCGCACTCGCCGGGGCGCTCCGGACGATGCCGCCGGTCCCGCTGCCGACGGCGTACAAGCGCGCGGCTTCGCCAACCGGAGGGCTCGCGATGACGCTCGCGCTCACCGGCCAGCGGGCGACGTTCGAACTGCTGCTCTCTGGGATCAGAGCGGTGGAGGGCCACCCCTGGCTCGCGATCGACGACGAGGTCAGAGAGCGCGCGCTCGAGACCGTCTCCGAGATCTCGCGCTCGGAGTACGTGAAGACGTTCGACGCGCTCTACCGGTTCACACCGCCGGAGATCGTGACCGACGCCCCCTCCGCCCTGATCTACGGCGAGTACGAGGCGAGCGCGGTGAAAGCACAGAGCAAGCGGCTCGCCGACGCGCTCGACGCGTCGGTCGCCTCGATCCCGGACGCCGGCCACCTCGTCAACGCCGACGCGCCCGAGGCGTTCAACGGCGTGGTCGACGACCTCCTCGCACGGGTCTGA
- a CDS encoding methyltransferase family protein, producing the protein MASPRTLCKSALFTLVVPGSVGVWIPQLLRRREHPDGPKLPLPRPASRVAGTLSILAGALLYVHTAWRFADEGEGTPAPIDEPEPLVVGGIYAHVRNPMYLAVLLVVLGQAILFRSLHVLWWAAGCLLGFHDRVVGWEEPHLAEKHGEVYERYCEAVPRWIPRLRPWTGG; encoded by the coding sequence ATGGCATCGCCACGCACGCTCTGCAAATCGGCGCTGTTTACGCTGGTCGTCCCCGGATCGGTCGGGGTGTGGATCCCGCAGCTACTCCGCCGACGCGAACACCCTGACGGTCCGAAACTACCGCTCCCCCGGCCGGCTTCCCGGGTGGCGGGGACGCTCTCGATCCTCGCCGGCGCGCTGCTCTACGTGCACACCGCCTGGCGGTTCGCGGACGAAGGGGAGGGGACCCCGGCGCCGATCGACGAACCGGAGCCGCTCGTCGTCGGTGGGATCTACGCCCACGTGCGCAACCCCATGTACCTCGCCGTCCTCCTGGTGGTCCTCGGTCAGGCGATCCTGTTCAGATCGCTGCACGTGCTCTGGTGGGCCGCGGGCTGTCTCCTCGGCTTCCACGACCGGGTGGTCGGCTGGGAGGAGCCACATCTAGCGGAGAAACACGGCGAGGTGTACGAGCGATACTGCGAGGCGGTCCCACGGTGGATACCGCGACTCCGTCCGTGGACCGGCGGGTGA
- a CDS encoding fumarylacetoacetate hydrolase family protein yields the protein MRLARAAVDGRVVSGSYDGECIAHEGERFQVPETELLAPCDPTALYCVGRNYAETLSQMDYDRPTEPDFFIKPPVSVIAHHDPIEYPAFTEEFTYAGELAAVIDERCTDLSEEDVPDAIRGYTVMNDLDALDQQGRTARKAFDGSGPLGPWIETDLDPRGIEMHTEINGGRRQEANTELMLFDPFEVVSYLSERFTFQPGDVVAFGSPANPGLIGPGDRIEITYEGVGTLVNEVVPSRS from the coding sequence ATGCGTCTGGCGCGCGCGGCGGTCGACGGCCGGGTCGTCTCGGGTTCCTACGACGGCGAGTGCATCGCGCACGAGGGCGAACGGTTCCAGGTACCAGAAACGGAGCTGCTCGCCCCGTGTGATCCGACGGCGCTCTACTGTGTTGGCAGGAACTACGCGGAGACGCTCTCACAGATGGACTACGACCGCCCCACAGAGCCCGACTTCTTCATCAAACCCCCGGTTTCGGTGATCGCCCACCACGACCCGATCGAGTACCCGGCGTTCACCGAGGAGTTCACCTACGCGGGCGAACTCGCGGCCGTGATCGACGAGCGCTGTACCGACCTCTCGGAGGAGGACGTTCCGGACGCGATCCGGGGGTACACGGTCATGAACGACCTGGACGCGCTCGACCAGCAGGGGCGCACGGCCAGGAAGGCCTTCGACGGCTCCGGTCCGCTCGGACCGTGGATCGAGACCGACCTCGACCCGAGGGGGATCGAGATGCACACCGAGATAAACGGAGGTCGGCGTCAGGAGGCGAACACAGAGTTGATGCTGTTCGACCCGTTCGAGGTCGTCTCGTACCTCTCCGAGCGCTTTACGTTCCAGCCCGGCGACGTGGTCGCCTTCGGGAGCCCCGCGAACCCGGGGCTGATCGGACCCGGCGACCGGATCGAGATCACCTACGAGGGGGTCGGCACCCTCGTCAACGAGGTCGTCCCCTCCCGGTCGTAG
- a CDS encoding HAD family hydrolase: MSYEAVVFDNDGVIVELTDWSVIREAVRETFASFDVDPREEDVEALLRTTPEGLASVSRRHGLDPADLWRARDANASAVQQEAIRAGEKSLYDDVSALSTLPSTLGMVSNNQQETVSFIVEHFDLTEFEVVYGREPTPEGIERKKPSGHYIERALSALDCDPGEALYVGDSGVDVLAARAVGADSAFIRREHRVDYDLPATPTHEIESLHDLVGVFEG, from the coding sequence GTGAGCTACGAGGCGGTCGTCTTCGACAACGACGGCGTGATCGTCGAACTGACCGACTGGTCGGTCATCCGCGAGGCGGTCAGGGAGACGTTCGCGTCGTTCGACGTCGACCCGCGCGAGGAGGACGTCGAGGCGCTCCTGCGCACGACGCCGGAGGGTCTCGCGTCGGTCTCCCGCCGGCACGGCCTCGACCCCGCGGATCTCTGGCGCGCCCGCGACGCGAACGCCTCCGCCGTCCAGCAGGAGGCGATCCGTGCGGGCGAGAAGTCGCTCTACGACGACGTCTCGGCGCTCTCTACCCTCCCATCGACGCTCGGAATGGTGAGCAACAACCAGCAGGAGACCGTCTCGTTCATCGTCGAACACTTCGACCTCACGGAGTTCGAGGTCGTCTACGGGCGCGAGCCGACCCCGGAAGGGATCGAGCGGAAGAAGCCGAGCGGCCACTACATCGAACGCGCGCTCTCAGCGCTCGACTGCGATCCGGGCGAGGCGCTCTACGTCGGTGACAGCGGCGTGGACGTGCTCGCCGCACGGGCGGTAGGTGCCGACAGCGCGTTCATCCGCCGGGAGCACAGGGTCGACTACGACCTGCCGGCGACCCCCACCCACGAGATTGAGAGCCTCCACGACCTGGTGGGCGTGTTCGAGGGTTAA
- a CDS encoding SOS response-associated peptidase, with product MCGRYTLTVSGEVLEVRFDARATEPIEPTYNAAPRESLPVIRADTPETISPMTWGLTPTWAEDRRDLINARSETVAEKRSFREAYRERPCLVVADGFYEWVDEGGEKRPYRVARRDGEPFAMAGLWEAWTPPTRQTGLDAFSGEGSADETEPTEAFTILTTGPNEVVEPLHHRMAVVLPEDREREWLTADPDERRDLLRPIPGEGFHSYPVSTAVNDPSVDGPELIEEVGA from the coding sequence ATGTGCGGACGCTACACCCTGACGGTCTCGGGCGAGGTCCTGGAGGTGCGATTCGACGCGCGAGCGACCGAACCGATCGAGCCGACGTACAACGCCGCGCCGCGCGAGTCGTTGCCGGTGATCCGTGCCGACACGCCCGAGACCATCTCGCCGATGACCTGGGGGCTCACCCCGACGTGGGCGGAGGACCGCCGCGACCTGATCAACGCCCGTTCGGAGACCGTGGCCGAGAAACGGAGCTTCCGGGAGGCCTACCGCGAGCGACCGTGTCTCGTGGTGGCCGACGGCTTCTACGAGTGGGTCGACGAGGGCGGGGAGAAGCGACCCTACCGGGTCGCCCGTCGCGACGGCGAGCCGTTCGCGATGGCCGGGCTCTGGGAGGCCTGGACGCCGCCGACGCGCCAGACCGGACTCGACGCCTTCTCGGGGGAGGGGAGTGCGGACGAGACCGAACCGACCGAGGCGTTCACGATCCTCACGACCGGGCCGAACGAGGTGGTCGAGCCACTGCACCACCGGATGGCGGTCGTCCTCCCCGAAGACCGAGAACGGGAGTGGTTGACGGCCGACCCGGACGAGCGACGCGACCTGCTCCGGCCGATCCCCGGCGAGGGGTTCCACTCCTACCCCGTCTCGACGGCGGTGAACGATCCGAGCGTCGACGGACCCGAACTGATCGAGGAGGTCGGCGCGTGA
- a CDS encoding TOBE domain-containing protein translates to MDEELREGFEVQLVVGDLAVTKRDVELLSAIDDHGSIHAAAAALGRSYAHAQRRIVALEEALGPLTERTRGGSGGGGSSLTDTARALSRRFGRLEAASSGLATVGKTVLEGRVVDRTGELGVVETGVGRLRALVPPESESVEVSIRADAVTLTAPSESPDEDGTSARNRFSGTVRSIDAGETVATVTVDVGGETPLSALVTRSSLDRLDLAPGTEVEVSFKATATRATARPLDGV, encoded by the coding sequence ATGGACGAGGAACTGCGCGAGGGGTTCGAGGTGCAACTCGTGGTCGGCGACCTCGCGGTGACGAAACGCGATGTCGAGCTCCTCTCGGCGATCGACGACCACGGCTCGATCCACGCCGCGGCGGCCGCCCTCGGTCGGTCGTACGCCCACGCCCAGCGCCGGATCGTCGCCCTCGAGGAGGCGCTCGGCCCCCTCACGGAGCGAACCCGGGGGGGATCCGGTGGCGGCGGGAGCAGCCTCACCGACACCGCCCGGGCGCTCTCGCGGCGGTTCGGGCGGCTCGAAGCCGCCTCCTCCGGGCTGGCGACGGTCGGGAAGACGGTTCTCGAGGGTCGGGTCGTCGACCGGACGGGCGAACTCGGCGTCGTCGAGACGGGGGTCGGCCGGCTCCGCGCGCTCGTCCCTCCGGAGTCCGAGTCGGTCGAGGTGTCGATCCGGGCGGACGCGGTCACGCTCACCGCCCCCTCGGAATCGCCGGACGAGGACGGGACGAGCGCGCGAAACCGGTTCTCGGGGACCGTCCGCTCGATCGACGCGGGGGAGACGGTCGCGACGGTCACGGTCGACGTAGGCGGCGAGACGCCGCTCTCGGCGCTCGTGACCCGGTCGAGCCTCGACCGTCTCGACCTCGCTCCGGGAACCGAGGTCGAGGTCTCGTTCAAGGCGACCGCGACGCGGGCGACGGCTCGACCGCTCGACGGGGTCTGA
- a CDS encoding amino acid ABC transporter ATP-binding protein yields MTALLEVSDVSHAYDERVFEGLSLSVERGEVLAIIGPSGVGKSTLLRLLALFERPGSGAIRFEGTDVWAVSEGRRLAMRRNVGMVFQEASLFDVSVLENAEYGLRVRQSWTDRVRRSVADLVGRRNGTAEAASEALSVVGLNGKEEQNARSLSGGEAQRVAFARALAYDPDVLLLDEPTSDLDPRNTAVLEEAIDEARGRGIGVVLATHDMHQAERIADRVAVVLGTGIAEIGPTERVFDEPRDGRTRKFVEGELVY; encoded by the coding sequence ATGACGGCCCTCCTCGAGGTGAGCGACGTCTCGCACGCGTACGACGAGCGGGTGTTCGAGGGGCTCTCGCTCTCGGTCGAGCGCGGCGAGGTGCTGGCGATCATCGGTCCGTCCGGGGTCGGCAAGTCCACCCTCCTCCGGCTGCTCGCGCTGTTCGAACGGCCCGGTAGCGGGGCGATCCGGTTCGAGGGAACCGACGTCTGGGCGGTCTCCGAGGGCCGGCGACTCGCGATGCGTCGGAACGTCGGGATGGTGTTTCAGGAGGCCAGCCTCTTCGACGTTTCAGTGCTGGAGAACGCCGAGTACGGCCTCCGGGTGCGCCAGTCCTGGACCGACAGGGTAAGACGGAGCGTCGCGGACCTCGTCGGCAGACGAAACGGGACGGCCGAGGCGGCGAGCGAGGCGCTCTCGGTCGTCGGTCTGAACGGGAAAGAGGAGCAGAACGCCCGATCGCTCTCCGGTGGGGAGGCCCAGCGCGTCGCGTTCGCCCGTGCGCTCGCCTACGACCCCGACGTGTTGCTGCTCGACGAGCCCACCTCCGACCTCGACCCCCGGAACACCGCCGTGCTGGAGGAGGCGATCGACGAGGCGCGAGGGCGAGGGATCGGCGTGGTCCTCGCGACGCACGACATGCACCAGGCAGAGCGGATCGCCGACCGCGTGGCGGTGGTGCTCGGGACCGGGATCGCCGAGATCGGACCGACCGAGCGGGTCTTCGATGAGCCACGCGACGGGCGGACGCGGAAGTTCGTCGAGGGCGAGCTGGTCTACTGA
- a CDS encoding ABC transporter permease, whose product MSIPVTAVALLTAETLPAFVDLPFERHYITSIVRVSLTVSLIAVAISTLFSLPVAMAVGFNRFPGKSLVTAIINTGMGFPSVVVGLVVLFALSSSGPFGSLGLVFTPEAMIISQFVLATPVITGVSLAAVTSVEESVRDAAFAMGGTRLDVALVVIKEARFGIATAVLAGFGRAISEVGSVLIVGGNIAYADGTSYTRNLTTAIQLEARQGRFETAMFLGAILVVLVLLVNAAVGRLGGSGGTR is encoded by the coding sequence ATGTCGATACCGGTGACCGCGGTGGCCCTGTTGACCGCCGAGACGCTCCCGGCGTTCGTCGATCTCCCGTTCGAACGCCACTACATCACGAGCATCGTCCGCGTCTCGCTCACCGTGAGCCTGATCGCGGTGGCGATCTCGACGCTGTTCAGCCTCCCCGTCGCGATGGCCGTCGGGTTCAATCGGTTCCCCGGAAAGAGCCTCGTGACGGCGATCATCAACACGGGGATGGGCTTTCCGAGCGTCGTCGTCGGCCTCGTCGTGCTCTTTGCGCTCTCGAGCAGCGGCCCGTTCGGCTCGCTGGGACTGGTCTTCACCCCGGAGGCGATGATCATCTCGCAGTTCGTGCTCGCGACGCCGGTGATCACGGGGGTGAGCCTCGCGGCGGTGACGAGCGTCGAGGAGAGTGTCCGCGACGCGGCGTTCGCGATGGGGGGAACCCGACTCGACGTCGCGCTCGTCGTGATCAAGGAGGCACGCTTCGGCATCGCGACGGCCGTCCTCGCCGGCTTCGGCCGGGCGATCAGCGAGGTCGGCTCGGTCCTCATCGTCGGCGGGAACATCGCCTACGCCGACGGCACCTCCTACACCAGAAACCTCACGACGGCGATCCAGCTCGAGGCGAGACAGGGCCGGTTCGAGACCGCGATGTTCCTCGGGGCGATCCTCGTCGTGCTGGTCCTCCTCGTGAACGCGGCCGTCGGCCGTCTCGGCGGGAGCGGGGGGACGCGATGA
- a CDS encoding substrate-binding domain-containing protein, with product MSIQRRRFLALAGGTVTAGLTGCTGMVDDGEGDAGDGENGGGDDAGEDGDSASGESGGSVEGEELVLTTTTSTYDTGLLDEVNLAFEERFGTPVQAIAQGTGAALETARNGDADVIMVHARGQEDEFLEEGYGVNRRDLMFNDYVIVGSADDPAGIEGGGDAIEAFAAIAGAEELFASRGDNSGTHSAELAIWEESDAEPGGEWYLETGQGMGDTLNQASQQGAYTLADRGTYISQQGEIELVILVEGPVKGGPEILANPYGVLAANPARFEDRNYDLAMAYLGFLTGPEGQDVVENYALDGEQLFFPEALSEDPNFEQYVPEGWSADGDAEDDDGD from the coding sequence ATGTCGATACAACGCCGGCGGTTCCTCGCGCTCGCGGGTGGAACGGTGACGGCTGGACTCACCGGTTGTACGGGGATGGTGGATGACGGAGAGGGAGACGCCGGAGACGGGGAGAACGGCGGCGGTGACGATGCCGGAGAGGACGGCGATAGCGCGAGCGGGGAATCCGGGGGGAGCGTCGAGGGCGAGGAACTCGTCCTCACGACGACGACGAGCACCTACGACACGGGCCTGCTCGACGAGGTCAACCTCGCGTTCGAAGAGCGTTTCGGCACGCCAGTTCAGGCGATCGCACAGGGCACCGGTGCGGCGCTCGAGACGGCGAGAAACGGCGACGCGGACGTGATCATGGTCCACGCCCGCGGACAGGAGGACGAGTTCCTGGAGGAGGGCTACGGGGTGAACCGACGGGATCTGATGTTCAACGACTACGTGATCGTCGGCTCCGCGGACGACCCGGCGGGGATCGAGGGAGGGGGGGACGCGATCGAGGCGTTCGCTGCCATCGCCGGGGCCGAGGAGCTGTTCGCCTCTCGCGGGGACAACTCGGGGACGCACTCGGCCGAACTCGCGATCTGGGAGGAGTCCGACGCCGAGCCGGGCGGGGAGTGGTATCTCGAGACCGGACAGGGGATGGGTGATACGCTCAACCAGGCGAGCCAGCAGGGGGCGTACACCCTCGCCGACCGCGGGACGTACATCTCCCAGCAGGGCGAGATCGAACTCGTGATCCTCGTCGAGGGCCCCGTCAAGGGCGGCCCCGAGATCCTCGCGAACCCGTATGGGGTACTCGCGGCGAACCCCGCCCGGTTCGAGGATCGGAACTACGACCTCGCGATGGCGTACCTCGGCTTCCTCACCGGTCCGGAAGGCCAGGACGTCGTCGAGAACTACGCGCTCGACGGCGAACAGCTGTTCTTCCCCGAGGCACTCTCTGAGGACCCGAACTTCGAGCAGTACGTCCCGGAAGGGTGGAGTGCCGACGGCGATGCGGAGGACGACGACGGTGATTGA
- a CDS encoding helix-turn-helix domain-containing protein, translating into MLADGLAGGVDPGYIHVVTIVELRISAADTLFAETVEREPSIEMELEQVVLTDGVPIRFRGASRERVEAALEATPGVEEYTLISGGEGESLYSIRCAEAFRVLPSIVETGGTILTATCSEGTWSIRLRYVDREDIEESLESLRANGVDVSIAAIRTIAEDDLSEVGLTEEQYEALELAIEHGYFEIPREISLEELSEHLDISHQSLSERLRRAQQGMLNEGFTDANASSETAS; encoded by the coding sequence GTGCTGGCCGATGGTCTCGCGGGCGGTGTCGATCCGGGATACATCCACGTGGTCACGATAGTAGAACTCAGGATTTCGGCCGCGGACACGCTGTTCGCGGAGACGGTAGAGCGCGAGCCCTCGATCGAGATGGAGCTCGAACAGGTGGTGCTGACCGACGGTGTCCCGATCCGGTTTCGGGGAGCCTCGAGAGAGAGGGTCGAGGCGGCGCTCGAGGCGACCCCGGGCGTCGAGGAGTACACGCTGATCTCCGGGGGCGAGGGGGAGTCTCTCTACTCGATCCGGTGTGCAGAGGCGTTCAGGGTGCTCCCGTCGATCGTCGAGACCGGCGGGACGATCCTCACGGCGACGTGTTCGGAGGGGACGTGGTCGATCCGGCTGCGCTACGTGGACCGGGAGGACATCGAGGAGTCGCTCGAATCGCTGCGAGCGAACGGCGTCGACGTTTCGATCGCCGCGATCCGGACGATCGCGGAAGACGACCTCTCCGAGGTCGGGCTCACGGAGGAGCAGTACGAGGCGCTCGAACTCGCCATCGAGCACGGCTACTTCGAGATCCCCCGCGAGATCTCCCTGGAGGAGCTCTCCGAACACCTCGACATCTCACACCAGTCGCTCTCCGAACGGCTCCGCCGAGCGCAGCAGGGAATGTTGAACGAGGGCTTCACTGACGCCAACGCCTCCTCAGAAACGGCGTCCTGA
- a CDS encoding NAD-dependent epimerase/dehydratase family protein, which produces MKVAITGGTGFVGSHLLDRLGDDGHEVVPVARGTREPEVDPLERSDTRFVAASVTDGAALREAFAGCDAVAHLAGINHERGAQTYREVHVAGTKSVVEAATDAGVERLALTSYLRARPDCGSGYLESKWAAEEVVRSSDLEYTVVKPGVVYGAGDQMLRGLARSLVTTPVFPGVGLGERRVRPLAVADLVDVLAVALTTDRLSGTTVAVAGPEELPFSGLVRRVGEVIGRRPLIVPTPVPALSASAWLQERVMETPVVSTAGVRMLAEGATEPAPEGVCDPLPDHLRPSRAFSERRIAAGLPRLKPFGLSDLRW; this is translated from the coding sequence ATGAAGGTCGCGATCACGGGCGGGACGGGCTTCGTGGGGTCGCACCTGCTCGACCGTCTCGGCGACGACGGACACGAGGTCGTGCCGGTTGCACGCGGAACCCGGGAACCGGAGGTCGACCCGCTGGAGCGGTCGGACACCCGGTTCGTCGCGGCGTCCGTCACCGACGGCGCGGCGCTCCGCGAGGCGTTCGCCGGTTGCGACGCCGTGGCACACCTCGCCGGGATCAACCACGAGCGTGGCGCACAGACCTACCGGGAGGTCCACGTCGCCGGGACGAAGAGCGTCGTCGAGGCTGCGACCGACGCGGGGGTCGAGAGGCTCGCCCTCACGAGCTACCTGCGCGCCCGCCCGGACTGCGGGTCGGGCTACCTCGAGTCGAAGTGGGCCGCGGAGGAGGTCGTCCGCAGTTCGGACCTCGAGTACACCGTCGTGAAACCCGGCGTCGTCTACGGAGCCGGGGACCAGATGCTTCGGGGACTCGCCCGCTCGCTCGTGACCACCCCGGTGTTCCCGGGAGTCGGCCTCGGGGAACGCAGGGTCCGCCCGCTCGCGGTCGCGGACCTCGTCGACGTCCTCGCCGTCGCCCTCACGACCGATCGGCTCTCGGGGACGACGGTCGCCGTCGCGGGCCCGGAGGAGCTCCCGTTTTCGGGACTCGTTCGACGAGTCGGGGAGGTGATCGGACGACGGCCGCTGATCGTCCCCACGCCGGTCCCCGCGCTCTCGGCCTCGGCGTGGCTACAGGAGCGGGTGATGGAGACACCGGTCGTCTCGACGGCGGGCGTCCGGATGCTCGCGGAGGGGGCGACCGAACCGGCCCCCGAGGGCGTCTGCGATCCGCTGCCCGACCACCTGCGACCGTCGAGAGCGTTCTCGGAGCGACGGATCGCGGCGGGCCTTCCTCGTTTGAAGCCGTTCGGACTTTCGGACCTCCGGTGGTGA
- a CDS encoding FxsA family protein translates to MWKKLLAGLLLIPLLDALFLVFVAGQLGWQLTVLLVVLTALLGVVFIRAEGRHTIRRFERAVAEGDIPTNELLDAGFLIAAGALLLTPGLVTDGLGFLFVFPPTRAVFRGALKRFVIVPYVDKKTGGLASGSIYTFGFPNTGAPSGSNAGSGGGAKGETVDLGRDEYDVDEERR, encoded by the coding sequence ATGTGGAAGAAGCTCCTCGCCGGGCTGTTGCTGATACCCCTACTCGACGCGCTGTTTCTCGTCTTCGTCGCCGGACAGCTCGGCTGGCAGCTCACCGTCCTGCTGGTGGTGCTCACGGCGCTGCTCGGCGTCGTCTTCATCCGCGCGGAGGGCAGACACACGATCCGTCGGTTCGAGCGCGCGGTCGCCGAGGGCGACATCCCGACGAACGAACTGCTCGACGCCGGGTTCCTGATCGCCGCCGGCGCGCTGTTGCTCACCCCCGGCCTGGTGACCGACGGCCTCGGCTTCCTCTTCGTCTTCCCACCGACACGCGCGGTGTTCCGGGGGGCGCTCAAGCGGTTCGTCATCGTCCCGTACGTCGATAAGAAGACCGGGGGGCTCGCGAGCGGGAGTATCTACACGTTCGGCTTCCCCAACACCGGCGCCCCGAGCGGGTCGAACGCCGGCTCGGGCGGCGGAGCGAAGGGGGAAACGGTCGACCTCGGACGCGACGAGTACGACGTGGACGAGGAGCGGCGCTGA